From Anas acuta chromosome 11, bAnaAcu1.1, whole genome shotgun sequence, the proteins below share one genomic window:
- the LOC137862294 gene encoding histone-lysine N-methyltransferase SETMAR — translation MADASGGSEAVAVAVAEGAAPPPFQYSPDNVPGADGDVDPTEITFPGCSCLTSSCVAPVCSCLRRGENYDNLCLRAADNEEYARPIFECNALCRCGESCQNRVVQRGLQLRLEVFKTAKKGWGLRTLEFIAKGRFVCEYAGEVLGFNEACRRIQAQEPQDSNYIIAVREHLHSGQVMETFVDPTYIGNVGRFLNHSCEPNLFMVPVRVDSMVPKLALFAARDIAAGEELSYDYSGRFCNSPLTSREQQTSEEDNRVRKPCYCGSRACASFLPWDGSLFSTPDKCSESSS, via the exons ATGGCGGACGCGAGCGGCGGGAGCGAGGCGGTGGCCGTGGCGGTGGCTgagggggcggccccgccgccatttCAG TACAGCCCAGACAATGTCCCTGGGGCAGACGGCGATGTGGACCCCACTGAGATCACCTTCCCGGGGTGTTCCTGCCTCACCAGCTCCTGCGTGGCTCCCGTGTGTTCCTGCCTTCGCCGAGGTGAAAACTATGACAACCTGTGCCTGAGAGCTGCAGACAACGAGGAGTACGCCCGGCCGATCTTTGAATGCAACGCCCTGTGCCGGTGTGGGGAATCCTGCCAGAACAGGGTTGTTCAGAGGGGTTTGCAGTTGAGGCTTGAAGTATTCAAGACTGCTAAGAAAGGGTGGGGTCTCCGCACGTTGGAATTCATCGCTAAAGGAAGGTTTGTTTGTGAATATGCCGGTGAAGTTTTAGGCTTCAATGAGGCATGTAGAAGAATTCAGGCCCAGGAACCACAGGATTCAAACTATATCATAGCAGTGCGGGAGCACCTCCATAGCGGTCAGGTCATGGAGACGTTTGTTGACCCTACGTACATCGGTAACGTAGGCAGATTCCTGAATCATTCTTGTGAACCAAATTTATTTATGGTGCCAGTTCGAGTTGACTCCATGGTGCCTAAACTGGCACTCTTTGCAGCCAGAGATATTGCTGCCGGAGAGGAACTTTCTTATGATTATTCGGGGAGATTCTGTAATTCACCACTAACCAGCAGAGAACAGCAAACCTCAGAAGAAGATAACAGAGTGCGAAAGCCATGCTACTGTGGTTCCCGCGCATGTGCTTCCTTCCTGCCGTGGGATGGCTCCCTGTTCTCCACACCAGACAAATGTTCAGAGAGCTCTTCATAG